One Carassius gibelio isolate Cgi1373 ecotype wild population from Czech Republic chromosome B18, carGib1.2-hapl.c, whole genome shotgun sequence DNA segment encodes these proteins:
- the LOC127977681 gene encoding galaxin isoform X4, with protein sequence MEGIHHLHNCGNVSYNISGSSCCNGNISPGLSQLVADCCGSVAYNPLNEICCDSKVLTQSSTHVKCCGKDMYLTTTHMCCGGNRIFNRKENLSCCGNTTFDKTTHCCCANPELVAMPKHETCCPKATDEMKESQQGSPPTLTLPKNSEPKCRTIPFNPQEKMCCSGKLYKASALTKCCGEHAYTLSDDSVLCCNGVLHRNVPEQSECVGGVIYTPANTTCQMSTRPRLGEHCCGGQTFNPRTHICCNGHSHNKMNGNFCCGSEVYDHHNQFLRCCSGHLYNLTQSRGKAECCGNLLLQYNNNQTCCSSSTNSIIYQTKPKHRCCGLYYYNTSLWSCCAEHLKPTPKPNSSPAEYRIKPLMDLIPEMCNKTVFFGKVESVALANYQRHVVLKVVGQVNVKSEKVIKDPWLHVSLDHCNSPATDNGMTYLWEENHNGKYKLLSHPVDLTSDIYMFYSVCYQKKG encoded by the exons ATGGAAGGCATCCATCATCTGCACAATTGTGGGAACGTGTCCTACAATATCTCAGGAAGTTCCTGCTGTAATG GTAATATATCTCCGGGATTGAGTCAGCTGGTGGCTGACTGCTGTGGTTCTGTAGCTTACAATCCACTTAATGAGATTTGCTGTGATAGCAAGGTTCTGACTCAAAGCAGCACTCATGTGAAATGCTGTGGCAAAG ACATGTACCTGACAACGACTCATATGTGTTGCGGTGGTAACAGAATATTTAATCGGAAGGAAAATCTTTCTTGTTGTGGCAATACAACATTTGACAAGACAACCCACTGCTGCTGTGCTAACCCTGAACTAGTAGCAATGCCTAAACATGAAACTTGCTGTCCGAAAGCAACAG ATGAAATGAAAGAATCCCAGCAAGGCTCTCCTCCCACTCT CACACTCCCCAAAAACTCAG AACCGAAGTGTCGAACAATACCCTTCAATCCTCAGGAAAAAATGTGTTGCTCAGGGAAACTTTATAAGGCATCAGCGCTTACTAAG TGCTGTGGTGAACATGCTTACACTCTGTCAGATGACAGTGTGCTGTGCTGTAATGGAGTCCTTCATCGCAATGTGCCTGAGCAGTCAGAGTGTGTTGGAGGTGTAATATATACTCCAGCAAACACTACTTGCCAAATGTCGACCCGTCCACGTCTTGGCGAGCACTGCTGTGGAGGACAAACCTTCAATCCTCGTACACACATTTGCTGTAACGGCCACAG CCACAACAAGATGAATGGCAATTTCTGTTGTGGTTCAGAAGTCTATGACCACCACAACCAGTTCCTGAGATGCTGCTCAGGTCACCTCTACAACCTAACCCAGTCACGTGGAAAAGCAGAGTGCTGTGGAAACCTATTGCTGCAATATAATAACAATCAAACTTGCTGTTCCTCCTCAACCAATTCCATAATTTATCAGACCAAACCAAAGCACCGTTGCTGTGGGCTTTACTACTACAACACGTCTCTGTGGAGCTGCTGTGCTGAACATCTCAAACCAACACCAAAGCCTAACAGCTCTCCAGCAGAATACAGAATTAAACCACTAATGGACCTGATCCCTGAAATGTGCAATAAGACAG TGTTCTTTGGCAAAGTGGAGAGTGTGGCACTTGCAAATTATCAGCGTCACGTTGTGTTGAAAGTTGTTGGGCAGGTCAATGTAAAATCAGAAAAGGTCATCAAAGACCCTTGGCTTCATGTGTCCTTGGATCACTGCAACTCTCCTGCCACAGACAACGGCATGACCTACCTTTGGGAGGAAAACCACAATGGGAAGTACAAGCTTCTCTCTCACCCTGTTGACCTAACATCTGACATTTACATGTTCTATTCTGTATGTTACCAAAAGAAGGGATAG
- the LOC127977681 gene encoding galaxin isoform X2 — protein MERKAKDYIMHMRLNKFRETPIKEMLEHITVTHPPRLETALTGRRGTELTVEFAIMTEGHSNISPGLSQLVADCCGSVAYNPLNEICCDSKVLTQSSTHVKCCGKDMYLTTTHMCCGGNRIFNRKENLSCCGNTTFDKTTHCCCANPELVAMPKHETCCPKATDEMKESQQGSPPTLTLPKNSEPKCRTIPFNPQEKMCCSGKLYKASALTKCCGEHAYTLSDDSVLCCNGVLHRNVPEQSECVGGVIYTPANTTCQMSTRPRLGEHCCGGQTFNPRTHICCNGHSHNKMNGNFCCGSEVYDHHNQFLRCCSGHLYNLTQSRGKAECCGNLLLQYNNNQTCCSSSTNSIIYQTKPKHRCCGLYYYNTSLWSCCAEHLKPTPKPNSSPAEYRIKPLMDLIPEMCNKTVFFGKVESVALANYQRHVVLKVVGQVNVKSEKVIKDPWLHVSLDHCNSPATDNGMTYLWEENHNGKYKLLSHPVDLTSDIYMFYSVCYQKKG, from the exons ATGGAGCGCAAAGCGAAAGACTACATAATGCATATGAGGCTTAACAAATTCAGAGAGACACCAATCAAGGAAATGTTAGAGCATATCACTGTTACACACCCACCAAGACTGGAGACCGCTTTGACAGGGCGGCGAGGGACAGAGCTGACCGTG GAGTTTGCCATCATGACAGAGGGACACA GTAATATATCTCCGGGATTGAGTCAGCTGGTGGCTGACTGCTGTGGTTCTGTAGCTTACAATCCACTTAATGAGATTTGCTGTGATAGCAAGGTTCTGACTCAAAGCAGCACTCATGTGAAATGCTGTGGCAAAG ACATGTACCTGACAACGACTCATATGTGTTGCGGTGGTAACAGAATATTTAATCGGAAGGAAAATCTTTCTTGTTGTGGCAATACAACATTTGACAAGACAACCCACTGCTGCTGTGCTAACCCTGAACTAGTAGCAATGCCTAAACATGAAACTTGCTGTCCGAAAGCAACAG ATGAAATGAAAGAATCCCAGCAAGGCTCTCCTCCCACTCT CACACTCCCCAAAAACTCAG AACCGAAGTGTCGAACAATACCCTTCAATCCTCAGGAAAAAATGTGTTGCTCAGGGAAACTTTATAAGGCATCAGCGCTTACTAAG TGCTGTGGTGAACATGCTTACACTCTGTCAGATGACAGTGTGCTGTGCTGTAATGGAGTCCTTCATCGCAATGTGCCTGAGCAGTCAGAGTGTGTTGGAGGTGTAATATATACTCCAGCAAACACTACTTGCCAAATGTCGACCCGTCCACGTCTTGGCGAGCACTGCTGTGGAGGACAAACCTTCAATCCTCGTACACACATTTGCTGTAACGGCCACAG CCACAACAAGATGAATGGCAATTTCTGTTGTGGTTCAGAAGTCTATGACCACCACAACCAGTTCCTGAGATGCTGCTCAGGTCACCTCTACAACCTAACCCAGTCACGTGGAAAAGCAGAGTGCTGTGGAAACCTATTGCTGCAATATAATAACAATCAAACTTGCTGTTCCTCCTCAACCAATTCCATAATTTATCAGACCAAACCAAAGCACCGTTGCTGTGGGCTTTACTACTACAACACGTCTCTGTGGAGCTGCTGTGCTGAACATCTCAAACCAACACCAAAGCCTAACAGCTCTCCAGCAGAATACAGAATTAAACCACTAATGGACCTGATCCCTGAAATGTGCAATAAGACAG TGTTCTTTGGCAAAGTGGAGAGTGTGGCACTTGCAAATTATCAGCGTCACGTTGTGTTGAAAGTTGTTGGGCAGGTCAATGTAAAATCAGAAAAGGTCATCAAAGACCCTTGGCTTCATGTGTCCTTGGATCACTGCAACTCTCCTGCCACAGACAACGGCATGACCTACCTTTGGGAGGAAAACCACAATGGGAAGTACAAGCTTCTCTCTCACCCTGTTGACCTAACATCTGACATTTACATGTTCTATTCTGTATGTTACCAAAAGAAGGGATAG
- the LOC127977681 gene encoding galaxin isoform X1 → MKNCKAPALVIFFAIFAQGVCHHDRGTHSEVGFSGQMEGIHHLHNCGNVSYNISGSSCCNGNISPGLSQLVADCCGSVAYNPLNEICCDSKVLTQSSTHVKCCGKDMYLTTTHMCCGGNRIFNRKENLSCCGNTTFDKTTHCCCANPELVAMPKHETCCPKATDEMKESQQGSPPTLTLPKNSEPKCRTIPFNPQEKMCCSGKLYKASALTKCCGEHAYTLSDDSVLCCNGVLHRNVPEQSECVGGVIYTPANTTCQMSTRPRLGEHCCGGQTFNPRTHICCNGHSHNKMNGNFCCGSEVYDHHNQFLRCCSGHLYNLTQSRGKAECCGNLLLQYNNNQTCCSSSTNSIIYQTKPKHRCCGLYYYNTSLWSCCAEHLKPTPKPNSSPAEYRIKPLMDLIPEMCNKTVFFGKVESVALANYQRHVVLKVVGQVNVKSEKVIKDPWLHVSLDHCNSPATDNGMTYLWEENHNGKYKLLSHPVDLTSDIYMFYSVCYQKKG, encoded by the exons ATGAAGAACTGCAAAGCACCTGCAT TGGTAATCTTTTTTGCCATATTTGCACAAG GAGTTTGCCATCATGACAGAGGGACACA CAGCGAAGTAGGTTTCAGTGGACAGATGGAAGGCATCCATCATCTGCACAATTGTGGGAACGTGTCCTACAATATCTCAGGAAGTTCCTGCTGTAATG GTAATATATCTCCGGGATTGAGTCAGCTGGTGGCTGACTGCTGTGGTTCTGTAGCTTACAATCCACTTAATGAGATTTGCTGTGATAGCAAGGTTCTGACTCAAAGCAGCACTCATGTGAAATGCTGTGGCAAAG ACATGTACCTGACAACGACTCATATGTGTTGCGGTGGTAACAGAATATTTAATCGGAAGGAAAATCTTTCTTGTTGTGGCAATACAACATTTGACAAGACAACCCACTGCTGCTGTGCTAACCCTGAACTAGTAGCAATGCCTAAACATGAAACTTGCTGTCCGAAAGCAACAG ATGAAATGAAAGAATCCCAGCAAGGCTCTCCTCCCACTCT CACACTCCCCAAAAACTCAG AACCGAAGTGTCGAACAATACCCTTCAATCCTCAGGAAAAAATGTGTTGCTCAGGGAAACTTTATAAGGCATCAGCGCTTACTAAG TGCTGTGGTGAACATGCTTACACTCTGTCAGATGACAGTGTGCTGTGCTGTAATGGAGTCCTTCATCGCAATGTGCCTGAGCAGTCAGAGTGTGTTGGAGGTGTAATATATACTCCAGCAAACACTACTTGCCAAATGTCGACCCGTCCACGTCTTGGCGAGCACTGCTGTGGAGGACAAACCTTCAATCCTCGTACACACATTTGCTGTAACGGCCACAG CCACAACAAGATGAATGGCAATTTCTGTTGTGGTTCAGAAGTCTATGACCACCACAACCAGTTCCTGAGATGCTGCTCAGGTCACCTCTACAACCTAACCCAGTCACGTGGAAAAGCAGAGTGCTGTGGAAACCTATTGCTGCAATATAATAACAATCAAACTTGCTGTTCCTCCTCAACCAATTCCATAATTTATCAGACCAAACCAAAGCACCGTTGCTGTGGGCTTTACTACTACAACACGTCTCTGTGGAGCTGCTGTGCTGAACATCTCAAACCAACACCAAAGCCTAACAGCTCTCCAGCAGAATACAGAATTAAACCACTAATGGACCTGATCCCTGAAATGTGCAATAAGACAG TGTTCTTTGGCAAAGTGGAGAGTGTGGCACTTGCAAATTATCAGCGTCACGTTGTGTTGAAAGTTGTTGGGCAGGTCAATGTAAAATCAGAAAAGGTCATCAAAGACCCTTGGCTTCATGTGTCCTTGGATCACTGCAACTCTCCTGCCACAGACAACGGCATGACCTACCTTTGGGAGGAAAACCACAATGGGAAGTACAAGCTTCTCTCTCACCCTGTTGACCTAACATCTGACATTTACATGTTCTATTCTGTATGTTACCAAAAGAAGGGATAG
- the LOC127977681 gene encoding galaxin isoform X3: MKNCKAPALVIFFAIFAQGVCHHDRGTHEVGFSGQMEGIHHLHNCGNVSYNISGSSCCNGNISPGLSQLVADCCGSVAYNPLNEICCDSKVLTQSSTHVKCCGKDMYLTTTHMCCGGNRIFNRKENLSCCGNTTFDKTTHCCCANPELVAMPKHETCCPKATDEMKESQQGSPPTLTLPKNSEPKCRTIPFNPQEKMCCSGKLYKASALTKCCGEHAYTLSDDSVLCCNGVLHRNVPEQSECVGGVIYTPANTTCQMSTRPRLGEHCCGGQTFNPRTHICCNGHSHNKMNGNFCCGSEVYDHHNQFLRCCSGHLYNLTQSRGKAECCGNLLLQYNNNQTCCSSSTNSIIYQTKPKHRCCGLYYYNTSLWSCCAEHLKPTPKPNSSPAEYRIKPLMDLIPEMCNKTVFFGKVESVALANYQRHVVLKVVGQVNVKSEKVIKDPWLHVSLDHCNSPATDNGMTYLWEENHNGKYKLLSHPVDLTSDIYMFYSVCYQKKG, encoded by the exons ATGAAGAACTGCAAAGCACCTGCAT TGGTAATCTTTTTTGCCATATTTGCACAAG GAGTTTGCCATCATGACAGAGGGACACA CGAAGTAGGTTTCAGTGGACAGATGGAAGGCATCCATCATCTGCACAATTGTGGGAACGTGTCCTACAATATCTCAGGAAGTTCCTGCTGTAATG GTAATATATCTCCGGGATTGAGTCAGCTGGTGGCTGACTGCTGTGGTTCTGTAGCTTACAATCCACTTAATGAGATTTGCTGTGATAGCAAGGTTCTGACTCAAAGCAGCACTCATGTGAAATGCTGTGGCAAAG ACATGTACCTGACAACGACTCATATGTGTTGCGGTGGTAACAGAATATTTAATCGGAAGGAAAATCTTTCTTGTTGTGGCAATACAACATTTGACAAGACAACCCACTGCTGCTGTGCTAACCCTGAACTAGTAGCAATGCCTAAACATGAAACTTGCTGTCCGAAAGCAACAG ATGAAATGAAAGAATCCCAGCAAGGCTCTCCTCCCACTCT CACACTCCCCAAAAACTCAG AACCGAAGTGTCGAACAATACCCTTCAATCCTCAGGAAAAAATGTGTTGCTCAGGGAAACTTTATAAGGCATCAGCGCTTACTAAG TGCTGTGGTGAACATGCTTACACTCTGTCAGATGACAGTGTGCTGTGCTGTAATGGAGTCCTTCATCGCAATGTGCCTGAGCAGTCAGAGTGTGTTGGAGGTGTAATATATACTCCAGCAAACACTACTTGCCAAATGTCGACCCGTCCACGTCTTGGCGAGCACTGCTGTGGAGGACAAACCTTCAATCCTCGTACACACATTTGCTGTAACGGCCACAG CCACAACAAGATGAATGGCAATTTCTGTTGTGGTTCAGAAGTCTATGACCACCACAACCAGTTCCTGAGATGCTGCTCAGGTCACCTCTACAACCTAACCCAGTCACGTGGAAAAGCAGAGTGCTGTGGAAACCTATTGCTGCAATATAATAACAATCAAACTTGCTGTTCCTCCTCAACCAATTCCATAATTTATCAGACCAAACCAAAGCACCGTTGCTGTGGGCTTTACTACTACAACACGTCTCTGTGGAGCTGCTGTGCTGAACATCTCAAACCAACACCAAAGCCTAACAGCTCTCCAGCAGAATACAGAATTAAACCACTAATGGACCTGATCCCTGAAATGTGCAATAAGACAG TGTTCTTTGGCAAAGTGGAGAGTGTGGCACTTGCAAATTATCAGCGTCACGTTGTGTTGAAAGTTGTTGGGCAGGTCAATGTAAAATCAGAAAAGGTCATCAAAGACCCTTGGCTTCATGTGTCCTTGGATCACTGCAACTCTCCTGCCACAGACAACGGCATGACCTACCTTTGGGAGGAAAACCACAATGGGAAGTACAAGCTTCTCTCTCACCCTGTTGACCTAACATCTGACATTTACATGTTCTATTCTGTATGTTACCAAAAGAAGGGATAG